In one Nicotiana tomentosiformis chromosome 6, ASM39032v3, whole genome shotgun sequence genomic region, the following are encoded:
- the LOC104099850 gene encoding two-component response regulator ORR24-like, with protein MTVEERENFDNFPIGMKVIDIDDDPIYLNLLDGLLRKCQYQVTTTSHAKSTLKMLRKNRDRFDLVISDTHMPDMDGFKLLELVSLEIDLPVIMLSANSDSRPVMKGITHGACDYLVKPVRLEELKNIWQHVIRKKKVEPKSHIKSNDPDKAN; from the exons ATGACTGTGGAGGAAAGGGAAAATTTTGATAATTTTCCTATTGGTATGAAAgttattgatattgatgatgacCCTATTTATTTGAATTTATTGGATGGATTGCTTAGGAAATGCCAATATCAGG TAACTACGACAAGTCACGCCAAATCAACATTGAAGATGTTGAGGAAAAATCGAGATAGATTTGACCTGGTAATCAGTGATACCCACATGCCTGATATGGATGGCTTTAAACTTCTGGAGCTTGTCAGTCTTGAGATAGATCTTCCCGTCATAA tgttgTCAGCAAACAGTGATAGCAGACCTGTAATGAAAGGAATAACTCATGGTGCTTGTGACTATTTGGTGAAACCTGTCCGGCTTGAGGAGCTGAAGAATATATGGCAACATGTAATAAGGAAAAAGAAAGTTGAACCTAAGAGCCACATCAAGTCTAATGATCCAGACAAGGCAAATTAG